Proteins from a genomic interval of Acidobacteriota bacterium:
- a CDS encoding SDR family oxidoreductase encodes MNTLRGKNALVCGSSRGIGRACAVALAEAGARVTLLARRRQVLEAVLAELPGQGHDLLVADCDQPESVRRTVEAYLESAPPFHVLLNNTGGPPPGEIRRARPEAFRQAFERHLVCSHLLTLLLLEGMAAEGYGRVINIISTSVRQPIPGLGVSNTIRGAVAAWAKTLAAEVASQGITVNNVLPGATDTDRLRELVDTPEKIQAWMEKIPAGRFARPEETAAAVVFLASPAAAYITGVSLPVDGGRTECL; translated from the coding sequence ATGAATACGCTTCGTGGCAAAAACGCCCTGGTCTGCGGGAGCAGTCGGGGCATCGGCCGGGCCTGCGCGGTGGCCCTGGCCGAGGCGGGGGCGCGGGTGACGCTGCTGGCGCGGCGGCGGCAGGTGCTCGAGGCGGTGCTGGCTGAGCTTCCCGGGCAGGGGCACGACCTGCTGGTGGCCGACTGCGACCAGCCCGAGTCGGTGCGCCGCACCGTGGAGGCCTACCTGGAGTCGGCGCCGCCCTTTCACGTGCTGCTGAACAACACGGGGGGGCCGCCGCCGGGAGAGATCCGCCGGGCCCGGCCCGAGGCGTTCCGGCAGGCCTTCGAGCGGCACCTGGTGTGCAGTCACCTGCTCACCCTGCTCCTGCTCGAGGGGATGGCGGCCGAGGGCTATGGACGGGTGATCAACATCATCTCCACCTCGGTGCGGCAGCCGATCCCCGGGCTGGGCGTGTCGAATACGATTCGCGGGGCGGTGGCCGCCTGGGCCAAGACCCTGGCCGCGGAAGTGGCGTCCCAGGGGATCACCGTCAACAACGTGCTGCCCGGGGCCACCGACACCGACCGGCTGCGGGAACTGGTGGACACGCCGGAAAAGATCCAGGCGTGGATGGAGAAGATCCCGGCGGGGCGTTTCGCCCGACCGGAGGAGACAGCGGCGGCGGTGGTCTTCCTGGCCTCGCCGGCGGCGGCCTATATCACCGGCGTCAGCCTGCCTGTCGACGGCGGCCGGACGGAGTGCTTGTAG
- a CDS encoding adenosine kinase, giving the protein MINVLGIGNAIVDVLCRVEDADLERWKLSKGSMQLIDQQRALELEAQMGESVLCSGGSAANTIVGVLACGSPAAYIGKVADDAAGRVFAEDMRGAGAVYRTAPLEGGAATARCLIYVTPDAQRTMMTFLGASAELTPDDVDAELVADAKVTYLEGYLFDPPPAQEAFFRAAELAHRAGREVALSLSDAFCVERHRDAFRQLVDEHVDLLFANEAEICSLYRVETVEEAVGRVGCRLAALTRGEAGATIVDEGRVFDVPAAAVEQVVDTTGAGDAFAAGFLHAYTSGKDPARAGRQGAASAAAIITRFGGRPD; this is encoded by the coding sequence ATGATCAACGTCTTGGGAATCGGGAACGCCATCGTCGATGTGCTGTGCCGGGTGGAAGATGCCGACCTCGAGCGCTGGAAGCTGTCCAAGGGATCGATGCAGCTGATCGACCAGCAGCGAGCGCTCGAACTCGAGGCGCAGATGGGCGAGAGCGTGCTCTGCTCGGGGGGCTCCGCGGCCAACACCATCGTGGGTGTGCTGGCCTGCGGCTCACCGGCGGCCTACATCGGCAAGGTGGCCGACGACGCGGCGGGGCGGGTTTTCGCCGAAGACATGCGTGGGGCGGGGGCGGTGTACCGCACGGCGCCCCTCGAGGGTGGAGCGGCCACGGCGCGCTGCCTGATCTACGTCACGCCGGATGCGCAGCGGACGATGATGACCTTCCTCGGCGCCAGCGCCGAGCTGACGCCGGACGACGTGGACGCAGAACTGGTGGCCGACGCGAAGGTGACCTACCTCGAGGGCTATCTCTTCGATCCGCCGCCGGCCCAGGAGGCGTTCTTCCGGGCGGCGGAGCTGGCTCATCGGGCGGGGCGCGAGGTGGCGCTGTCCTTGTCGGATGCCTTCTGTGTCGAGCGGCACAGGGACGCCTTTCGGCAGCTCGTGGACGAGCACGTGGACCTGCTCTTCGCCAACGAGGCGGAGATCTGTTCGCTCTACCGGGTGGAGACGGTGGAAGAGGCCGTCGGGCGCGTGGGCTGCCGGCTGGCCGCGCTGACCCGGGGGGAGGCGGGGGCCACGATCGTCGACGAGGGCCGGGTCTTCGATGTGCCCGCGGCGGCGGTCGAGCAGGTCGTCGACACCACCGGGGCCGGAGACGCCTTCGCCGCGGGCTTCCTTCACGCCTACACCAGCGGGAAGGACCCTGCCCGGGCCGGGCGGCAGGGAGCCGCTTCCGCGGCGGCGATCATCACCCGTTTCGGAGGGCGCCCGGACTGA
- a CDS encoding 4a-hydroxytetrahydrobiopterin dehydratase — protein sequence MGDLKTRRCLPCEGGVDPLKPEQVTEWMNQLDGWSVDEASREIHKDFSFDDYYRTMAFVNAIAWMAHLENHHPDLEVGYNHCLVRYTTHAVGGLSENDFICAAKVDALLEAPAEACGLRE from the coding sequence ATGGGAGATCTCAAGACCCGGCGTTGCCTGCCCTGTGAGGGCGGCGTGGATCCTCTGAAGCCCGAGCAGGTCACCGAATGGATGAACCAGCTCGACGGGTGGAGCGTGGACGAGGCCAGCCGGGAGATCCACAAAGACTTCAGCTTCGACGACTACTACCGGACCATGGCCTTCGTCAACGCGATCGCCTGGATGGCGCATCTCGAAAACCATCACCCGGACCTGGAAGTGGGCTACAACCACTGCCTGGTGCGCTACACCACCCACGCCGTGGGCGGTCTGAGCGAGAACGACTTCATCTGCGCGGCCAAGGTCGACGCCCTTCTCGAGGCCCCGGCCGAGGCCTGCGGATTGCGGGAGTAG
- the tyrS gene encoding tyrosine--tRNA ligase has protein sequence MNRSLVDEFQARGMFEQVTNEAGLREHLARPGAAFYIGFDPTADSLHVGSLLPVMALAHVQRAGHRPIALVGGATGMIGDPSGRSSERNLLTAEQVAENCAGIRRQLEHFISFEGRAAAMLVDNHDWIGAMSFIEWLRDVGKHFTVNYMMAKESVRRRLEDREHGISYTEFSYMTLQAYDFYHLYEKHGCRVQGGGSDQWGNITAGIELIRRKAGVEAFGITFPLVKTASGEKFGKSAGNAIWLDPKRTSPYEFYQFWVRTDDRDVENYLKYFTFLEVDEIETLCSAHRDDPGRREAQKRLAAEVTRLVHGEEGLNAARQASQALFGGDVTGMSDRELLAIFADVPSTEVERGRLEQGYPLVELLADSGACKSRGEARRLVRNGGAYLNNQRLDDPEKIIGVGDLASESVLILRTGKKNYRLVKVV, from the coding sequence GTGAACAGATCGCTGGTGGACGAGTTTCAGGCCCGGGGGATGTTCGAGCAGGTGACCAACGAGGCGGGCCTGCGCGAGCACCTGGCCCGGCCCGGAGCCGCCTTCTACATCGGTTTCGACCCGACGGCCGACAGCCTGCACGTGGGAAGCCTGCTGCCGGTGATGGCGCTGGCCCACGTGCAGCGGGCCGGTCACCGGCCGATCGCCCTGGTGGGCGGTGCGACGGGCATGATCGGCGATCCCAGCGGGCGCAGCAGCGAGCGCAACCTGCTGACGGCCGAGCAGGTCGCCGAGAACTGCGCCGGCATCCGCCGCCAGCTCGAGCACTTCATCTCTTTCGAAGGCCGGGCCGCGGCGATGCTCGTGGACAACCACGACTGGATCGGCGCGATGAGCTTCATCGAGTGGCTGCGGGACGTGGGCAAGCACTTCACCGTGAACTACATGATGGCCAAGGAATCGGTGCGTCGGCGCCTCGAGGACCGCGAGCACGGCATCTCGTACACCGAATTCAGTTACATGACCCTCCAGGCCTACGACTTCTACCATCTCTACGAGAAACACGGCTGCCGGGTGCAGGGCGGGGGCAGCGACCAGTGGGGCAACATCACCGCGGGCATCGAACTGATTCGGCGCAAGGCGGGGGTGGAGGCCTTCGGCATCACCTTCCCGCTGGTCAAGACCGCCTCCGGTGAGAAGTTCGGCAAATCGGCGGGCAACGCGATCTGGCTCGACCCGAAGCGCACCAGTCCGTACGAGTTCTACCAGTTCTGGGTGCGCACCGATGATCGGGACGTGGAGAACTACCTCAAGTACTTCACCTTTCTCGAAGTGGACGAGATCGAGACCCTCTGCAGCGCCCACCGCGACGATCCGGGACGGCGGGAGGCCCAGAAGAGGCTGGCGGCCGAGGTGACCCGGCTGGTCCATGGCGAGGAGGGGCTGAACGCCGCCCGGCAGGCGTCCCAGGCCCTGTTCGGGGGGGACGTCACGGGCATGAGTGACCGCGAGCTGCTGGCGATCTTCGCCGACGTGCCTTCCACGGAGGTCGAGCGGGGGCGACTCGAACAGGGTTACCCGCTGGTGGAACTGCTGGCCGACAGCGGCGCCTGCAAGTCGCGTGGCGAGGCCCGCCGCCTGGTGCGCAACGGGGGGGCCTACCTGAACAACCAGCGCCTCGACGACCCCGAGAAAATCATCGGGGTCGGGGATCTGGCCTCGGAATCGGTGCTGATCCTGCGAACCGGCAAGAAGAACTACCGGCTGGTGAAGGTGGTCTGA
- a CDS encoding phospholipase D family protein: MSESDRDGAGPFRGTCELVLGADHLDRVVQRGLRRARADLALATSDLKAMLVPGRRKGRSRSVLEILRELAERGVEVRLLHASLPSGPARDFLAAPLPETMALRCCPRVHTKAVIVDAAAMYLGSANLTGAGLGAKADHRRNFEAGIWTEEPELIDPVLEWFDQLWEGVFCPGCGRRRHCPAPLG, from the coding sequence ATGAGTGAATCCGACCGGGATGGCGCGGGGCCCTTCCGCGGCACCTGCGAGCTGGTGCTGGGGGCCGATCATCTGGACCGTGTAGTCCAGCGGGGCCTGCGGCGCGCCCGCGCCGACTTGGCCCTGGCCACCTCCGATCTCAAGGCGATGCTCGTCCCCGGCCGCCGCAAAGGACGCAGCCGCTCGGTGCTGGAGATCCTCCGGGAACTGGCCGAACGCGGGGTGGAGGTGCGCCTGCTCCACGCCTCGCTGCCCTCGGGCCCGGCGCGGGATTTTCTCGCCGCTCCCCTGCCGGAGACGATGGCATTGCGCTGCTGCCCCCGGGTGCACACCAAGGCCGTGATCGTCGACGCGGCGGCGATGTACCTCGGCAGCGCCAACCTCACCGGCGCGGGCCTCGGCGCCAAGGCCGACCACCGGCGCAACTTCGAAGCGGGAATCTGGACCGAAGAGCCCGAGCTGATCGACCCCGTGCTGGAATGGTTCGACCAGCTCTGGGAGGGGGTCTTCTGCCCCGGCTGCGGCCGGCGCCGGCACTGCCCCGCCCCGCTGGGCTGA
- a CDS encoding glutamate-cysteine ligase family protein, producing the protein MREPITRSCLLQHFSRGFRPHRHPLIGLEYELLGLLAETGEAAPYDGREESIVSVFDRLCRSYGWHPRGGEPVLELYRDGTRITLEPGSQFEISLRPHDTLEGVHRELAEILEEVRDVSRQVGLRFVPLGMQPLSTPEQIRIIPKERYRIMTRYLPTRGSMALWMMRATAGMQVNLDVDSADRAAEALRFALCLSSPVVALFANSPLAAGANSGWLSRRALTWTDTDPDRCGLPPALLAPAAGAESYLDWALDAGMFFIVRGDHLLDMTGVTFREYLAGGRAGMTPTIADWETHLTTLFPEARLKSYLELRCADSNQPELALGFAALAVGLFYGGEAVLDEARALLEGWSPAERLDFHLDCARRGLAATAPSGQSAGQIAGRLVALAARSLQAHRPDERAFLEPVEAIVARGAPPAREVLERWEGPWRGNPVALARDLEVRVTAPR; encoded by the coding sequence ATGCGCGAGCCGATCACCCGTTCTTGCCTGCTCCAGCACTTCTCGCGGGGGTTTCGTCCCCATCGCCATCCCCTGATCGGCCTCGAGTACGAGTTGCTGGGCCTGTTGGCGGAAACCGGGGAGGCCGCCCCTTACGATGGCCGGGAAGAATCCATCGTCAGCGTCTTCGACCGGCTCTGCCGGAGCTACGGCTGGCACCCCCGCGGGGGCGAACCGGTGCTGGAACTCTACCGGGACGGCACCCGGATCACCCTCGAGCCGGGCAGCCAGTTCGAAATCTCCCTCAGGCCCCACGACACCCTCGAGGGCGTGCACCGGGAACTGGCGGAGATCCTGGAGGAGGTGCGCGACGTGTCACGGCAGGTGGGCCTGCGCTTCGTCCCCCTGGGAATGCAGCCCCTGTCGACACCGGAGCAGATCCGCATCATCCCCAAGGAGCGGTACCGCATCATGACCCGCTACCTGCCCACCCGGGGATCGATGGCCCTGTGGATGATGCGGGCCACCGCGGGCATGCAGGTCAACCTGGACGTGGACTCGGCGGACCGGGCCGCGGAGGCCCTGCGCTTCGCCCTGTGCCTGAGTTCTCCGGTGGTGGCCCTGTTCGCCAACTCGCCCCTGGCGGCGGGCGCGAACAGTGGGTGGTTGAGCCGTCGGGCCCTGACCTGGACCGACACCGATCCCGATCGCTGCGGCCTGCCGCCCGCCCTGCTCGCCCCCGCCGCCGGCGCGGAGAGCTACCTGGACTGGGCCCTGGACGCCGGGATGTTCTTCATCGTCCGCGGGGATCACCTCCTGGACATGACCGGCGTCACCTTCCGGGAGTACCTGGCCGGGGGGCGCGCCGGCATGACCCCCACCATCGCCGACTGGGAGACCCACCTGACCACGCTCTTTCCCGAGGCGCGGCTGAAGAGCTACCTGGAGCTGCGCTGCGCGGACAGCAACCAGCCGGAGCTGGCCCTGGGTTTCGCGGCCCTGGCGGTGGGCCTGTTCTACGGGGGCGAGGCGGTGCTGGACGAAGCCCGGGCGCTGCTCGAGGGCTGGAGTCCGGCCGAGCGCCTCGACTTCCACCTCGACTGCGCCCGGCGGGGCCTGGCGGCGACCGCGCCGTCGGGACAGAGCGCCGGGCAGATCGCGGGAAGACTGGTGGCTCTCGCGGCCCGCAGCCTGCAGGCCCACCGCCCCGACGAACGGGCCTTCCTCGAGCCGGTGGAGGCCATCGTCGCGCGGGGCGCTCCGCCGGCCCGGGAAGTCCTCGAACGCTGGGAGGGGCCGTGGCGCGGGAACCCGGTCGCCCTGGCCCGTGACCTGGAGGTCCGTGTCACCGCCCCGCGTTGA